TGTGTGCATGGCCTGTTCGGTTTCGCCTAATGTGGACTTCCAGTACGTACATATAATGTACTTTGATGTCGCTCTGCtaccccctggtggccaatatTAGAACTGGACCTCCCCCATCCTTCTCCTGAGATTCGGTTTCTACCAATCGGTTTAATTGCCTATGTTTTCGTTTACCAAAGACCGGCTTCCCTTGAGGAATTCTGTTGCAACAGTCTTCTGAAGATAATGCTCCATTGCAATGTCAATcttttgaaacaaacaaaaatatatataccatTTACCTCAGTATTGCTCCGCACGCCATTCTGTAACATTAGGCCTCATGTCCACCGTGTTAATAGTtacaacacataaaaaaaatatatacagccCAGGAAAATAAGTCACTCCAGTCATTTATAAAGACCAATCCCATTCCATCCTGATGTGCCTGCATGGTCTtttaatatacagtatatacaatatataccttgtgccttttttatttgtctttatcAATGGATacttttttgtaagaaaaaacTTGCCTTACTTTTCTGTCTTTATATTTTTTGTGCCACTGTTAATCAAAAGCTGTGTCTGTTTTGGGACAGTGTGAATggattgttgttttatttgaatgttgtcacagtaattaaaaaaaggttttctatttaaattgtgttttttgcaCAGAGCGACAAACTGTGTAATCCTGGGTTTGTTTATTAGTATCCCAACACACGAtgataaataatatattaaaaTGCTGACTAGCTTGATGCACCACAGGTTAAGTTAAAGCCTACATTCCACTGGAAAATGTCATTatcccttttatttttattattttgtggaTCACACTTTCCACAGATCACAGCAACCTTTTGTTTGGTGCGTCTCCAGGGCTTGACATTAAAGCTGCACAGAAAGGTAACAGGTCAGATGGAAATATGGCCCCATGCGACACAAGTCTGAGCTGCAATTATTCATCCTGGAGAGGACAAAATGCATTTCAGAGCCTAAAGTGATGTCATTTCAGAACGATTCAATGTGACAGCAGACGCTCAACTAGGTCAGTTGACATTTGGCTTGCTCGCAGTTATCAGCGAGTTTGCACACATAGTATTACAACAAGCTATTACTTCACTCCATAATCTATAAAAAATATTCAGATAAACATAGTGGGTTTAATTTGATCCTATTCCAGTTTAAGAGCAGCAGGTCCGACTGCTTAAGTGCAAGAAGGGAAAGACATTTTACCCTATTAACAAGGGAAGTTTCAGTTCTATTGTAATAAAATTATAGATGTATTCTTAAATAGTTCTATATGACACTGAATAATGTGTCCATGCATATGATATTTGGAGAGAGATGTAGCAATGCATTATTATCACACATTTAGAGTTTGTCATTACAAACAACTCCATGAAAACTGAAAGATTCAATCATCTTAgatctttttattattaaatataacACACTGCCGATTTACAAGATGAATAGCATTCACTTGGCCACTTCCTCAAGCTTGGGGTCTATGGAGGGTGGTGGGaagaaaagcagaaaaaaaaacattagtgcAAAGTAGACAAGGTGGATTGATCTGCCTGACAAAAGAAATGTGGTATGAAGAGGAAAAGGATGGAACACTGAAGTGCATAGATAAAATGCGCCCGAAACAACTTGAAGTCTAAAGATATCTTGCTTGAATGGCGTCACAACTCTTGAGTATTTTTAGATGGAGATAAATCAGGGCACAAAAAAGAATGGTTGAAAATatcctaaaaaaacaaaacaaagaaaggaCAAGAGTGAAAATGGAAACAGGCAAAATCTCACCTTGGAATTTGAAATCCGGGAATTTAGTGAGGTCTCCCCCACCGTATAGCCTCTCCAGTTTGGAAACCTCTTCACTCATGACCTTTTGATAAGCAGGTCCTCCATCCACAATTCCACCAGCAGCCCTGGAGGAGCCACAGCATCAAAAGTTGGAAAGAGATGAGCAGAGAATGATAAGGGGGAATGAAATTTCTTGAATACAAAATTTGAGATCGGGCTACTTCAATCGGTAGCTTCCATCAACATTTACGTTCAAACGTGACTCATTAATTACGCTGCAAGGTTCAAGTGACACAATTAAGATACTTTTGTGACACAATTGAACAAAATGTGGAACTGTGCACTTGGACCTGCAGCGTAACATCATTTGAAAAGCAAGTTGTCTTTCGCCTATCAATGACTAACTTGCTCTTGGTGTTGTAGTCGCGAATCTTGTCCAGGAACAGTTTTTGCACGGGGTCCAGCTCTTTGGCCCGGTTCATCACAACAGCGGAGAGGCCAATGTTCCTGCGCAGGGTCTGACTGACAGCAGAACGCAGCATGGAGGACAGCTGGAGCAAACCATGGAGCGCCATCTGAAGGCGGACACAACATAAAGCGTTACGAAAAACCTCAATTGGTGACAGATATTAATTCTAACTACGCTAAATTTTTAAGAGCAGAAGTTCAGTCACGGAGAAGCAAACGGAATGCATTTGCAAAGCATTAGAATGTACAGTATGTACGTAACATAGACAACAATGCACAATCcttatattaaaaaaactacaatGTCATTAATGGTCCATCAGCGTCAAGACCGGTTACCATCACAGTTTATTCTTTAAATTTACAATAATAGCCATTCGACAATACAAGGTCGTTGGAGTTTGGCTAAAGGCTAGTTA
This region of Syngnathus typhle isolate RoL2023-S1 ecotype Sweden linkage group LG2, RoL_Styp_1.0, whole genome shotgun sequence genomic DNA includes:
- the atp5pf gene encoding ATP synthase-coupling factor 6, mitochondrial, with translation MALHGLLQLSSMLRSAVSQTLRRNIGLSAVVMNRAKELDPVQKLFLDKIRDYNTKSKAAGGIVDGGPAYQKVMSEEVSKLERLYGGGDLTKFPDFKFQDPKLEEVAK